The following proteins come from a genomic window of Candidatus Stygibacter australis:
- a CDS encoding CDP-glycerol glycerophosphotransferase family protein produces MVFSYYLVKYPYSLLWSMQKLLGRNDYYAAYCGDELDYYIMEPVLKYLPELTIISKNKRIQNLLAEKGVRSKRLPAFPRGVLMCRLAGHKFPAGGMKKIGMRHGPFHFKALSNKANYNLFDQFIFTSEQEAELAAKAGINNGMGIGYPKLDKAFDSKISTCCMDNLSDQLGLSPEKRTLLFTATWEGSQMSAIDKWFDRLAELKDDYNLLVSLHPWIGESYRDRVKSTSGVHYIESYDTTPYIMLADICIGDTSSMLGECCALDKPMITFRVDNAGRMVDYVIEMLERISVRIDRFEEISGAIALCDARAEEMNRERKAANELMFSNLDGSAGKKVADFIREKWGI; encoded by the coding sequence ATGGTATTCAGTTATTACCTGGTTAAATATCCTTACAGTTTGCTGTGGAGCATGCAGAAATTGCTGGGCAGGAATGATTATTATGCTGCCTATTGCGGAGATGAACTTGATTACTATATTATGGAGCCAGTCCTGAAATATCTGCCAGAGCTTACGATCATTAGTAAAAATAAGAGGATTCAGAACTTACTGGCAGAAAAGGGAGTGAGATCAAAGAGGCTGCCGGCATTTCCAAGGGGAGTGCTGATGTGCCGGCTGGCAGGGCATAAGTTTCCTGCTGGTGGTATGAAAAAGATCGGGATGAGGCATGGACCTTTTCACTTTAAAGCATTATCAAATAAAGCAAACTACAATCTTTTTGATCAGTTTATATTCACGAGTGAGCAGGAAGCGGAGCTAGCAGCCAAAGCAGGTATAAATAATGGTATGGGGATAGGTTATCCCAAGCTGGATAAGGCTTTTGATAGCAAAATAAGCACCTGCTGTATGGATAATCTGAGTGATCAGCTGGGACTGAGCCCGGAAAAGAGAACTTTGCTATTTACTGCCACCTGGGAAGGATCACAGATGAGTGCTATTGATAAGTGGTTTGACAGGCTGGCGGAACTGAAAGATGACTATAATCTGCTGGTGAGTCTGCATCCGTGGATAGGGGAGAGCTATCGGGACCGGGTGAAAAGCACATCGGGAGTGCATTATATAGAGAGCTATGATACCACACCCTATATCATGCTGGCAGATATCTGCATAGGTGACACATCATCGATGCTGGGTGAATGCTGTGCACTGGATAAGCCTATGATCACCTTCAGGGTGGATAATGCCGGGCGGATGGTGGATTATGTGATTGAGATGCTGGAGCGGATAAGCGTACGGATAGACCGCTTTGAAGAGATATCGGGAGCGATAGCATTATGCGATGCCCGGGCTGAGGAGATGAACCGCGAGCGGAAAGCAGCAAATGAGCTGATGTTCAGCAATCTGGATGGCTCAGCAGGAAAAAAAGTGGCAGACTTTATTCGGGAGAAATGGGGGATATGA
- a CDS encoding DUF2809 domain-containing protein — protein MITLLTGFALKYYPGPAHQLLNNSLAGIAYVVFWCLLFKFIFPQAKPLKIVIIVTITTCILEFAQLWQAPFLLYLRSFWLGKILLGTTYNASDLPWYFLGGFIGWLLLKRNN, from the coding sequence TTGATAACCCTGCTTACGGGGTTTGCACTTAAATATTATCCTGGTCCTGCCCATCAGCTGCTAAATAATTCCCTCGCTGGAATTGCTTATGTGGTTTTTTGGTGTTTACTTTTCAAGTTCATATTCCCTCAAGCCAAACCTCTTAAAATTGTAATAATAGTAACTATCACCACCTGCATTCTGGAATTTGCCCAGCTCTGGCAAGCTCCCTTTCTGCTCTATCTCCGCTCCTTCTGGCTGGGAAAAATACTGCTGGGTACCACCTATAACGCCTCTGACCTGCCCTGGTATTTTCTGGGAGGATTTATTGGCTGGCTATTGTTAAAACGCAATAATTAG
- a CDS encoding aromatic amino acid ammonia-lyase yields MSIILNGSGLTIEKVVAIARDGEKVELAPEALERIKVCRAMLEEKIEAGEIMYGVNTGIGEFSEVVLDDDQIKDFQKYLVYNHAAGIGDPAPIEYVRGAMVGRINVHAHGNSGIRPVITQTLVDMLNKGVTPFVCQKGSVGASGDLAPMSQIALLLMGEGDAYFRGELLPGKVAMDKAGIPIPGLQARDGLGTINGSNVLTAMSAILLFDANNWFKQAEIAASMSLEALKANMKPYSPQLHKIRGFLGAQRSAASILKVVSGGDLEQGRVKCKVQDAYSMRSTPQVIGAAHDALAYARSQVEIELNGVGDNPVFFPEERIQLSGANFQGSPVSLPMDMISAAITMVSVMSERRMNRLNNPALSVGLPPFLTKGAGMFSGLMLSQYTADMQIVEQRILCAPASVQSIPAAADQEDFVSMGMNTAIKNFQIIDNAYGILGIELMAAAQALDFREYKFGKGTQVAHDVIRKYVDFLEIDRPLYPDHTRMKELVKSCEILIAVEAEIGSLE; encoded by the coding sequence ATGTCTATTATTTTAAATGGAAGCGGATTAACCATCGAGAAAGTGGTGGCGATCGCCCGTGATGGTGAAAAAGTGGAGCTCGCTCCCGAAGCCCTGGAACGCATCAAAGTCTGCCGTGCCATGCTCGAAGAGAAAATAGAAGCCGGTGAGATCATGTATGGTGTAAATACAGGCATTGGTGAATTCTCGGAAGTTGTTCTTGATGATGATCAGATCAAAGACTTTCAAAAATATCTCGTTTATAATCATGCAGCCGGTATTGGCGATCCCGCCCCTATTGAATATGTGCGTGGTGCCATGGTGGGAAGGATCAATGTTCATGCCCACGGAAATTCCGGTATCAGACCAGTTATCACTCAAACCCTGGTAGATATGTTAAATAAGGGTGTCACTCCCTTTGTATGCCAGAAAGGTTCTGTGGGTGCAAGTGGAGATCTGGCGCCAATGAGTCAGATCGCTCTGCTGCTGATGGGTGAAGGTGATGCCTATTTCAGGGGTGAACTACTGCCCGGAAAAGTTGCCATGGATAAAGCAGGTATTCCGATTCCCGGACTCCAGGCGCGTGATGGACTGGGAACTATCAATGGCTCTAACGTGCTCACAGCAATGAGCGCTATCCTGCTTTTTGATGCTAATAACTGGTTTAAGCAGGCAGAAATCGCTGCTTCTATGAGCCTGGAAGCATTGAAGGCAAATATGAAACCCTATAGTCCACAACTTCATAAAATCCGTGGCTTCCTGGGTGCTCAGCGTTCTGCTGCTTCAATACTTAAAGTAGTTTCTGGCGGTGACCTGGAACAGGGTCGCGTAAAATGCAAGGTGCAGGATGCTTATTCCATGCGCTCCACTCCTCAAGTGATTGGTGCTGCCCATGACGCTCTTGCCTATGCTCGTAGCCAGGTGGAAATTGAATTAAATGGCGTTGGTGATAATCCCGTATTCTTCCCGGAAGAAAGAATACAGCTCTCAGGAGCTAATTTTCAGGGCTCTCCCGTTAGTCTGCCTATGGATATGATCTCTGCTGCCATCACCATGGTGAGTGTGATGAGCGAGCGTCGTATGAACCGTCTTAATAATCCCGCATTATCTGTGGGTTTACCTCCCTTCCTCACAAAAGGTGCTGGTATGTTCAGTGGACTGATGCTCAGTCAATACACCGCAGATATGCAGATCGTGGAACAGAGAATCCTCTGTGCTCCAGCATCTGTTCAAAGTATTCCGGCTGCTGCTGACCAGGAGGATTTTGTTTCTATGGGTATGAATACAGCTATCAAAAATTTCCAGATCATCGATAATGCTTATGGTATTCTGGGAATTGAACTCATGGCTGCTGCCCAGGCACTTGATTTCCGGGAATACAAATTCGGCAAAGGTACCCAGGTAGCTCATGATGTAATTCGTAAATATGTAGATTTCCTGGAAATTGACCGCCCACTCTATCCAGATCACACCAGGATGAAAGAACTGGTCAAATCCTGCGAAATCCTCATCGCAGTTGAAGCTGAAATAGGTTCTCTGGAATAA